The sequence below is a genomic window from Bradysia coprophila strain Holo2 chromosome X unlocalized genomic scaffold, BU_Bcop_v1 contig_128, whole genome shotgun sequence.
ctaaaaaagatttatttcattaattatcATGTACTAGGTTACCTTTACCTATTTTTTAAGTACTTCAGCATTATGAATATCAGCTGTACTGCTATATTTGACATTTGCTGGcatttgaaaatatgaatacttacaaataaaacaaacaaaacttttctaTTTACAAAGACTTTTTACACATAAAAGCTCGTCTATGTGCACAGAAAGCTCGTAGCTGTTCACAGAAAGCTCGTAGCTGTTCACAGAAATCTCGTAGCTGTTCACATAAAGCTCGTCGCTGTTCACAGAAAGCTCGTCGCTGTTCACAGAAAGCTCGTCGCTGTTCACAGAAAGCTCGTCGCTGTTCACAGAAAGCTCGTCGCTGTTCACAGAAAGCTCGTCGCTGTTCACAGAAAGCTCGTCGCTGTTCACAGAAAGCTCGTCGCTGTTCACATAAAGCTCGTCGCTGTTCACAGAAAGCTCGTCGCTGTTCACAGAAAGCTCGTCGTTTTTTTACAGAAAGCTCGTCGCTGTTCACAGAAAGCTCGTCGCTGTTCACAGAAAGCTCGTCGCTGTTCACAGAAAGCTCGTCGCTGTTCACAGAAAGCTCGTCTTTGTGCACAGAAATCTCGTCGTTTTTTTACAGAAAGCTCGTCTTTGTTCACAGAAAGCTCTTTCATGTTCACAGAAAGCTCTTCCTCGTACACACAAAGCTCTTCCACGTACTCAGAAAGCTTTCCCATGTACACAAATAGGACTTCCATGTACACAGAAAGCTCGTCTTTGTAGAAAAAAGAACTTTCGCAGCAAGCACTTACTTTGAGACCTTCTCGAATATCTGAAGTTGCAATTGTGGTTTTCCTTAACATTGTTacattcatcaaaaattacTTAGACATTTATTCACATTTCTTCAACCCACAAATACAATCCATCCAACATTGCTTTGAAACATAAACAGTAATGTCCTGTTATGTTTCGCATATGTATCTAAGTAAAAGGATGCAGAGTTTCTAAGTTAATTTCGGTTATTGTAGTATTCAgattcagaaaaatatttctttgctCATTCcccattgacatttttttataacttttgcttttttacttatttttaGTACCGAATCAGGATGGGACAATCCATTCCGACCTGGTGGCGATTTGTCAAGGGAAGCAGACGAAATTGTAAATATGATTAAAGGTAAATTTTGTCGTATTGAAGAGTGGCATCAATATTTCattcgaaattaattgaataaagGTGGTAAGCCAATAACTCCAACCGGTGATTTAAGTCAGAACTTTGTAAATGGTGCAGCACAAACAAATAACCACACACTAGAAAATGGCACGGCTGTTGTAGATGGTGCGACAAGAGCAGAAGTAAGTGATTTGCTAATATATTCGGTTTGACGGACGGAAACATCCTCACCCTCAAATAATGTTTTAGGTGTCGCAAGTGCAATCGTCAAAAAATGGAATCAAATCACCGCAAAAAGATAAGAAAAATGGTGACGCTGCACCGCAAACACAAATCTCAAATCAAGTAATGCCCGGACCACAATCCGCTAGCCATGTTGTAATCGAtgataagaagaagaagaaatgtacTTGCTGTGTTATCCAAtagaagaatttttcaaatttttttttttcttgtttttcgtTTGTGAATGGTGCAAACTGAAAATGGTGAAGTAAGGAGTGgaatgaaaatgtaag
It includes:
- the LOC119067710 gene encoding uncharacterized protein LOC119067710 isoform X1, whose product is MVETLVFETPTPLPEHAEREFTFSPELGTNKSSTQNVSVNVDDSGIELQEELERSKVRVKFFQSGKPQQISPPDNNLGFYDFEQSLLSDYLSNDINNISDSTMTATAVPPTYDRQISTESGWDNPFRPGGDLSREADEIVNMIKGGKPITPTGDLSQNFVNGAAQTNNHTLENGTAVVDGATRAEVSQVQSSKNGIKSPQKDKKNGDAAPQTQISNQVMPGPQSASHVVIDDKKKKKCTCCVIQ
- the LOC119067710 gene encoding uncharacterized protein LOC119067710 isoform X2 codes for the protein MVSRLERSKVRVKFFQSGKPQQISPPDNNLGFYDFEQSLLSDYLSNDINNISDSTMTATAVPPTYDRQISTESGWDNPFRPGGDLSREADEIVNMIKGGKPITPTGDLSQNFVNGAAQTNNHTLENGTAVVDGATRAEVSQVQSSKNGIKSPQKDKKNGDAAPQTQISNQVMPGPQSASHVVIDDKKKKKCTCCVIQ